CACGCACAGCAATGGAAAGCCCAGGGCCTTGACGCTGGCGTGCAGCGGTTCGATCTGGACCCGCATGTCGTCGGGCATGCTTGGACGGTTGGCTTTGTATTCGGCGAACATCGCATCGCGGAACGTCCCGCCCTTGGCGTCGAATACCACGGCGAACGGGCTGTCCGGGTACTGCTTGCGCAGGCTTTTGAGCATGTTCAATACGCCTTTGACCGCACCGGTCGGCAGGCCTTTGGAGGTGGTCAGCGGTGGCAGCGCATGAAAGGCGCGGTACAGGTAAGAAGAACCGTCCACCAGGACGAGGGGGGCTTGGCTCATGAGCAGGATCAACCTTTTCGGCGGGTCCGGCGCTAGAATAGCGGGACCGTTGACGACAAAGGGACAAGGTTATCATGCGCACACTAAATCGCTTGTTGCTGGCTGGTTTGTTTGCAATTACCCCATTGGCTGTCATGGCGGCGGATGACGCGCCCTCGGCGGACCCGGATGTAACGATCCGCACGGAAGGCGATAAAACCATTCAGGAATATCGGCAAAATGGTTTTTTGTATGCCATCAAGGTGACCCCGAAAGTCGGCAAACCGTATTTCCTGGTGCGCGCTGATGGCTCGGACGGTAACTTCATTCGCTCGGACCAGCCGGATATGCTGATTCCGTCGTGGAAAATATTCGAGTGGTAAACCGCTCCTAACTTAAATCGGCGCCGGCAGTCGCGGCGCCCGTACTGGCAGTTTTAACCATGTCTGTGTTCACCCCCCTGGCTCGGCCCGAGCTGGAAACCTTTCTCGCCCCTTACGGGCTTGGCCGTCTGCTTGATTTCCAGGGGATCGCCGCCGGTAGCGAAAACACCAATTTCTTTATCAGCCTGGAGCAGGGTGAATTTGTCCTGACCCTGGTCGAGCGCGGGCCGGTGCAAGAGATGCCGTTCTTCATCGAGCTGCTCGACGTGCTGCACGACGCCAACCTGCCGGTGCCTTATGCCCTGCGCACCACCGACGGTGTTGCCTTGCGCGAGCTGGCCGGCAAACCTGCGCTGCTACAGCCACGTCTGGCGGGCAAGCACATCAAGGACGCCAACGCGCAGCATTGCGCTCAGGTCGGCGAGCTGCTGGCTCATCTGCACCTGGCGACCCAGGCCAACATGATCAAACGCAAAACCGATCGCGGCCTGGACTGGATGCTGGAGGAGGGCACGCAATTGCTTTCGCACCTGAATGCCGAGCAAAGCGATTTGCTGCAACGGGCGCTGGATGAAATCACACAGCAGAAGGCGAAAATTCTGGCGCTGCCACGGGCAAACATCCACGCGGACCTGTTCCGCGATAACGCGATGTTCGAAGGCACGCACCTGACCGGGTTGATCGACTTCTACAACGCCTGTTCGGGGCCAATGCTCTATGACGTGGCAATTGCCTTGAACGATTGGTGTTCGGACGAACA
The window above is part of the Pseudomonas sp. B21-048 genome. Proteins encoded here:
- a CDS encoding DUF2782 domain-containing protein, with product MRTLNRLLLAGLFAITPLAVMAADDAPSADPDVTIRTEGDKTIQEYRQNGFLYAIKVTPKVGKPYFLVRADGSDGNFIRSDQPDMLIPSWKIFEW
- a CDS encoding homoserine kinase translates to MSVFTPLARPELETFLAPYGLGRLLDFQGIAAGSENTNFFISLEQGEFVLTLVERGPVQEMPFFIELLDVLHDANLPVPYALRTTDGVALRELAGKPALLQPRLAGKHIKDANAQHCAQVGELLAHLHLATQANMIKRKTDRGLDWMLEEGTQLLSHLNAEQSDLLQRALDEITQQKAKILALPRANIHADLFRDNAMFEGTHLTGLIDFYNACSGPMLYDVAIALNDWCSDEQGQLDGARARALLGAYAALRPFTAAEAELWPTMLRVACVRFWLSRLIAAESFAGQDVLIHDPMEFQLRLAQRQKVSTPLPFAL